A window of the Gossypium hirsutum isolate 1008001.06 chromosome A05, Gossypium_hirsutum_v2.1, whole genome shotgun sequence genome harbors these coding sequences:
- the LOC107957822 gene encoding J protein JJJ2: MEENGNRAEAVRLLGIAEKLLQNRDFNGSRDFAILAQETEPLLDGSDQILAVADVILAGEKRINNHQDWYSILQIDGRSEDNDLIKKQYRRLALLLHPDKNKFPFADHAFQLVADAWAVLSNSSKKSLYDKELSLFTRIDLSSGGGDRSNQAGKLPVTRKGQSRTPNPKTLNENQRSRMATFWTACPYCYRLFEYPRAYESCCLRCQNCEKAFHAVDIPTLPPLVPGKEAYYCCWAFFPLGFVSGSPESEGKAPTGFPNWMQPTFPAVPRHESERNGGIEQATPPAPMPAPVSAAAPVPTPPSFIPSTTATKVVENMNNVAVVSGRNVSKSGSRKRGRPRKNPL, encoded by the coding sequence ATGGAGGAAAACGGTAACAGAGCCGAAGCCGTTCGTCTTCTAGGAATTGCCGAGAAGCTTCTCCAGAATCGTGATTTCAACGGTTCAAGAGACTTCGCAATCTTAGCCCAAGAGACCGAACCGCTGTTGGACGGGTCGGATCAGATCCTAGCCGTCGCCGACGTTATCCTCGCAGGCGAGAAGAGAATAAACAACCACCAAGATTGGTACTCCATCTTACAAATCGACGGCCGATCAGAAGACAACGATCTCATAAAGAAACAGTATCGTCGCCTAGCTCTCCTCCTTCACCCAGACAAAAACAAGTTCCCGTTCGCCGATCACGCGTTCCAGCTTGTGGCCGATGCGTGGGCTGTTTTATCTAACAGCTCGAAGAAATCTCTTTACGACAAAGAATTGAGCTTGTTTACGAGAATTGATTTAAGCAGCGGCGGCGGGGACCGTTCGAATCAAGCTGGAAAATTACCCGTAACGAGAAAAGGACAAAGCCGGACGCCGAATCCAAAGACCCTAAATGAGAACCAAAGGTCGAGAATGGCGACATTTTGGACAGCTTGCCCGTACTGTTATAGATTGTTTGAGTACCCGAGGGCTTACGAAAGTTGTTGTTTAAGGTGCCAGAATTGTGAGAAAGCTTTTCACGCGGTCGATATTCCGACATTGCCGCCGTTGGTTCCGGGAAAAGAAGCTTATTATTGTTGCTGGGCGTTTTTTCCGTTAGGGTTTGTGTCTGGCAGTCCGGAAAGTGAAGGAAAAGCCCCCACCGGCTTTCCCAATTGGATGCAACCTACGTTTCCAGCAGTGCCGCGGCATGAGAGTGAAAGAAATGGAGGCATTGAGCAAGCTACACCGCCTGCCCCCATGCCGGCACCAGTGTCAGCGGCAGCACCAGTACCAACGCCGCCTTCATTTATTCCTTCGACCACCGCAACGAAGGTGGTAGAAAATATGAATAACGTGGCAGTGGTTTCAGGTCGGAATGTGTCGAAATCGGGCTCAAGGAAAAGAGGGAGGCCGAGGAAGAATCCTCTGTGA